In Candida orthopsilosis Co 90-125, chromosome 6 draft sequence, the following are encoded in one genomic region:
- a CDS encoding Zcf18 transcription factor (transcription factor with zinc finger motif) gives MSTNQQPRNKRSRNGCLSCKQLKIKCNEAKPACEYCVHTQRECVYAAPKSKAPLKWSHRVKKPSTSIEVLETSTASTTSTTPTSMASPFLEVLDSDTTSPSTTSTSPLFDEERTPSSILFGGQFSPRTKALLLQRDYYAPPTHMDYLTRSLMLNQTSTLLGISRFELRLLKFFDMHCINLFSFGVNEGIHNAWKYKVPHLFLESELVRQSMFSFAAVALSTTLPLQDIQRSDNEEDIFDALAREDASEFDTMTRNNIYLKTTTHFLTTLAKAQEKINEVQTSNSFTDPTIAKELTVSSILIFSFLGVQPHGLIKLISFNQDEEETDMIAISRGSRDIVLNCASTILESELSGLLFFRVNQDLYSPPLKECEYPIIKYLLLELYRFQDSTNEEVVNDTSSSYQTLKLALDCLNKALFGCGYYKFPIPLFRFLMVIPEDFRSLLYAKHKYALKVLYVYAALCFIARFQMYKEYSIWRDFVVWYKDEVKLVDKVERNLYHLVVDQCYVIPNYEDFPYFDPLEGVCGGGT, from the exons ATGTCAACGAATCAACAACCCAGGAACAAACGATCTAGAAATGGATGCTTAAGTTGtaagcaattgaaaatcaaa TGTAATGAAGCCAAACCGGCTTGTGAATACTGTGTTCATACGCAAAGGGAATGTGTTTATGCTGCACCAAAGAGTAAAGCTCCACTAAAGTGGCTGCATCGGGTTAAGAAACCATCTACATCAATTGAGGTGCTAGaaacatcaacagcatcaacaacatcaacaacaccaacatcGATGGCTTCACCATTTCTTGAGGTATTAGACTCAGATACAACTTCACCGAGCACAACTTCTACATCCcctttgtttgatgaagaaaggACTCCATCACTGATTCTTTTCGGTGGTCAATTTTCCCCTCGAACTAAAGCACTATTACTTCAACGAGACTACTATGCACCACCCACTCATATGGATTATCTTACACGAAGCttgatgttgaatcaaACATCCACATTGTTGGGAATACTGAGATTTGAGCTACggttgttgaagtttttCGATATGCATTGtatcaacttgttttcatttggtGTTAATGAGGGCATTCACAATGCTTGGAAATACAAAGTACCACACTTGTTTCTAGAAAGTGAATTGGTACGACAACTGATGTTTTCAtttgctgctgttgctttGAGTACCACGTTACCATTACAGGATATACAACGTTCGGATAATGAGGAGGATATTTTTGATGCGTTAGCTAGAGAAGATGCTTCTGAGTTTGATACCATGACTAGAAACAACATCTATTTGAAAACCACCACCCATTTCCTCACTACTCTAGCTAAAGCCCAAGAAAAGATCAATGAAGTCCAAACTTCCAACTCATTCACTGACCCTACTATTGCTAAAGAGTTAACAGTGTCAAGTATACTaatcttttcattcttgGGAGTGCAGCCTCATGGATTAATCAAACTTATAAGCTTTaatcaagatgaagaagaaacagaTATGATTGCAATATCACGTGGCTCGAGAGATATAGTACTCAATTGTGCCAGTACAATACTCGAATCTGAATTGAGTGGTTTATTATTCTTCAGAGTTAATCAGGACCTATATAGTCCACCATTGAAAGAATGTGAGTACCCCATAATCAAGTATCTTTTATTGGAGCTATACCGATTTCAAGACTCAACTAATGAAGAGGTAGTCAATGACACATCGCTGCTGTATCAAACATTAAAATTGGCACTTGACTGTCTAAATAAAGCCCTCTTTGGTTGTGGGTATTATAAATTCCCCATACCTTTATTCCGATTCCTAATGGTCATTCCCGAAGATTTTCGTTCTTTACTTTATGCAAAACATAAATATGCGTTGAAAGTGCTATACGTTTACGCTGCCTTATGTTTTATTGCTAGATTTCAAATGTATAAAGAATACAGTATTTGGAgagattttgttgtttggtATAAGGATGAAGTGAAGTTAGTTGATAAGGTGGAAAGAAATTTGTatcatcttgttgttgaccaATGCTATGTTATTCCTAATTACGAGGATTTTCCCTATTTTGATCCACTTGAAGGGGTTTGTGGGGGGGGGACATAG